One stretch of Monomorium pharaonis isolate MP-MQ-018 chromosome 10, ASM1337386v2, whole genome shotgun sequence DNA includes these proteins:
- the LOC118647507 gene encoding uncharacterized protein LOC118647507: MLGKIKEAMGKTERERKMGRRGGKGWWDEECRGLKRRVRRDLRRWRRRLEDRCKYIERKREFREICERKKEEENRKWEKKAEEARKESQVWEIVNKDRKKKKRVNEGIGMGEWKEYFMCLLGGVEARVVRGGKRIGRESCGNKKEQVISKEEVRRVVNNLKVGKAGGLDGIPNEVWRWGGGRIEEWMV, from the coding sequence ATGTTGGGTAAAATTAAGGAGGCAATGGGAAAgacagagagggagagaaaaatgGGTAGGAGAGGAGGAAAGGGCTGGTGGGATGAGGAATGTAGGGGGTTGAAGAGAAGGGTGAGGAGGGATTTAAGGAGATGGAGGAGGAGGTTAGAAGATAGGTGTAAATACatagaaaggaaaagagaattTAGGGAGATATGtgaaaggaagaaagaggaggagaatAGGAAGTGGGAGAAAAAGGCAGAGGAAGCTAGAAAGGAGAGTCAAGTATGGGAGATAGTAAATAAAGataggaagaagaaaaaaagggtGAATGAAGGGATTGGAATGGGAGAATGGAAAGAATACTTTATGTGTTTGTTAGGTGGAGTAGAGGCAAGAGTAGTTAGAGGAGGAAAGAGAATAGGTAGAGAAAGCTGTGGAAATAAGAAAGAACAGGTAATTAGCAAGGAGGAAGTGAGAAGAGTggtgaataatttaaaagtaggaAAAGCAGGTGGATTAGATGGAATTCCGAATGAGGTGTGGAGATGGGGGGGTGGAAGGATTGAGGAGTGGATGGTGtag
- the LOC118647508 gene encoding uncharacterized protein LOC118647508, with protein MEGRGSGADSEERGGEAVYAKILAERLEKEIEEKSIMPENQAGFRSKRGTIDNIYVLNYLVNKNIDKKGGKLVALFVDLKAAFDSVDRGILIKTMRERGIREGLITRVEMVLRETKSRVRVGDETDEEFWTGRGVRQGCPLSPLLFNMLISDLEEVMGRVKWGGVKVRGERVCTLAYADDLVAIADDEDQMRSMLERLEKYLDEKNLVLNAEKSKMMRFRKGGGRESKRSWWWKGNRIEEVKEYCYLGYVLQKNGGQEAQIKGRVRRAAAVMGQIWGIGKRRYGGDWGKRLWLFDRLVWTVMGYGVEIWGWKERDSLERLKERYLRWVMGLDWHTPGYMIREEMLRDKLRGKAGRRAWKYEKRLEEGGGSELARKCLEEIKLRDRSGKEEGIPGYLRKGWGESRWKRIIRCRLGNEMRGSRYWEDEERKKCRLCGNSVETWEHVWEECRDWARVVIEETLVLISRSLEGDGEHSTPVVFEPGDRALRKIRSRELSAKAEYALPSATDLRLRVLDASGTESSRLRQRTLYPNCRVAGFSGLYSVRDRIVRSDREVSQPPPERLFIPARVEDW; from the exons ATGGAAGGAAGGGGTAGTGGTGCCGATAGTGAAGAAAGGGGAGGCGAAGCAG TGTATGCGAAGATTTTAGCAGAGAGGTTGGAAAAGGAGATTGAGGAGAAAAGTATAATGCCAGAAAATCAGGCGGGATTTAGGAGCAAAAGAGGGACAATAGACAACATTTACGTATTAAACTacttagtaaataaaaatatagacaaGAAAGGTGGGAAATTAGTTGCGCTATTTGTAGATTTGAAGGCAGCCTTTGATTCGGTGGATAGAGGTATTCTGATAAAGACgatgagagagagggggaTTAGAGAGGGTTTGATAACGAGAGTAGAAATGGTATTAAGAGAAACGAAAAGTAGAGTTAGAGTGGGAGACGAGACGGATGAAGAGTTTTGGACAGGCAGGGGGGTTAGACAGGGGTGTCCACTTAGcccattactttttaatatgttaatctCGGACTTAGAAGAAGTTATGGGGAGGGTCAAGTGGGGAGGAGTGAAGGTGAGAGGGGAGAGGGTGTGTACGTTGGCATATGCAGATGACTTGGTGGCAATAGCAGATGATGAAGATCAGATGAGAAGTATGTTGGAAAGGCTAGAAAAGTACTTAGATGAAAAGAATTTAGTGTTGAATGCAGAGAAGTCGAAGATGATGAGGTTTAGAAAAGGAGGAGGTAGGGAGAGTAAGAGAAGTTGGTGGTGGAAAGGGAATAGGATAGAAGAAGTGAAGGAGTATTGTTATCTAGGATATGTGTTACAGAAGAATGGAGGACAAGAAGCACAGATAAAGGGTAGAGTGAGAAGGGCAGCGGCAGTGATGGGTCAGATTTGGGGGATTGGGAAGAGAAGGTATGGAGGTGATTGGGGAAAGAGGTTATGGTTGTTTGACAGGCTGGTATGGACGGTTATGGGGTACGGGGTGGAGATATGGGGATGGAAGGAGAGAGACAGTTTGGAGAGGTTAAAGGAGAGATATTTGAGATGGGTGATGGGCTTAGATTGGCACACGCCGGGATACATGATTAGAGAGGAGATGCTAAGGGATAAATTAAGAGGGAAAGCGGGAAGAAGGGCGTGGAAATATGAAAAGAGGTTGGAGGAGGGAGGAGGTAGTGAGCTAGCAAGAAAGTGTTTGGAAGAGATAAAGCTAAGGGACAGGTCAGGAAAG GAGGAAGGCATACCAGGATACCTGAGAAAGGGGTGGGGAGAAAGTAGGTGGAAAAGAATTATAAGGTGCAGATTAGGTAACGAGATGAGAGGTAGTAGATACTGGGAGGACGAGGAAAGGAAGAAGTGTAGATTATGTGGGAATAGCGTAGAGACGTGGGAGCATGTATGGGAGGAGTGTAGAGATTGGG CGCGTGTGGTGATCGAGGAGACGCTGGTCTTGATCTCGAGATCTCTCGAGGGagacggagaacactccaccCCCGTTGTGTTCGAGCCGGGTGATCGGGCGTTAAGGAAGATCCGtagccgagaactctcggcgaAGGCGGAGTACGCTCTACCCTCTGCTACGGATTTGAGACTAAGAGTTTTGGATGCGAGTGgtaccgagagctctcggttaAGGCAGAGAACACTCTACCCTAATTGCCGCGTCGCAGGCTTCTCTGGATTGTACTCTGTTCGGGATCGGATTGTACGGTCGGATCGAGAAGTGTCGCAGCCTCCACCGGAGCGGCTTTTTATACCCGCTCGGGTGGAGGATTGGTGA